In Candidatus Poribacteria bacterium, the following proteins share a genomic window:
- a CDS encoding dihydroorotate dehydrogenase electron transfer subunit, translating to ENRMGCALGVCLGCVCKVQMPDGGFEYQRVCTEGPVFNAEDVIW from the coding sequence TGGAGAATCGGATGGGGTGTGCGTTGGGAGTTTGCCTCGGTTGCGTGTGCAAAGTACAGATGCCGGATGGTGGATTTGAATATCAACGAGTTTGTACAGAGGGACCTGTGTTTAACGCTGAAGACGTTATCTGGTAG